From the Solanum pennellii chromosome 4, SPENNV200 genome, one window contains:
- the LOC107017498 gene encoding transcription initiation factor TFIID subunit 14b-like, whose amino-acid sequence MPQSSSTKKHDQDPTDITGPTLKSQRTKMVNTSDDSEKKSSGKKLKELEVGVPIVYGNVAFWLGKKASEFQSHKWTIYVRGATNEDLSVVVKRVVFQLHSSFNNPTRVVDNPPFELSESGWGEFEIVMTLHFHTDVCDKPLHLYHHLKLYPEDESGALSTKKPVVVESYDEIVFAEPSESFFARVQNNPAVNVPRLPPGLNLPPPVPIEDVDRRKRGDTKDHPLSQWFTNFSEADELLKLTAARQQVQGHIARLRRQLSMVDGQHQQLKPASDL is encoded by the coding sequence ATGCCTCAAAGCTCATCGACAAAGAAGCACGATCAAGATCCAACGGACATTACCGGACCCACCCTAAAATCACAGCGTACCAAAATGGTGAATACTTCCGATGACAGTGAAAAAAAGAGTTCTGGTAAGAAGCTGAAAGAGCTTGAAGTTGGCGTTCCAATAGTGTATGGAAATGTTGCATTTTGGCTTGGTAAGAAGGCGAGCGAGTTCCAGTCTCATAAATGGACTATTTATGTTCGTGGTGCAACTAATGAGGATCTGAGTGTGGTGGTGAAACGTGTTGTTTTTCAATTGCACTCAAGTTTTAACAATCCTACAAGGGTTGTGGACAACCCTCCTTTTGAGTTATCAGAATCTGGATGGGGTGAATTTGAAATTGTGATGACCCTTCATTTCCACACTGATGTTTGCGATAAGCCATTACACTTATATCACCATTTAAAACTATATCCAGAGGATGAATCTGGGGCTCTATCCACTAAAAAACCTGTTGTAGTAGAGTCATATGATGAAATTGTGTTTGCGGAGCCTTCAGAGTCTTTTTTTGCCCGTGTACAGAACAATCCAGCAGTCAATGTGCCTAGACTACCTCCTGGCCTAAATTTGCCTCCTCCTGTACCTATAGAAGATGTTGATCGAAGGAAACGTGGCGACACCAAAGATCATCCTCTAAGTCAATGGTTCACAAATTTCTCTGAAGCAGACGAATTGTTAAAACTTACAGCAGCTCGGCAGCAGGTGCAAGGTCATATCGCAAGATTGAGAAGACAGTTGAGCATGGTAGATGGTCAGCATCAACAATTGAAGCCTGCCTCTGATCTGTGA
- the LOC107017495 gene encoding G-type lectin S-receptor-like serine/threonine-protein kinase At4g27290 has product MASSMEANFFMLFLMLFCSCIHNIISTTTTDLISTNQFIIDGETIVSSGGTFELGFFNPSGSSNRYIGIWYKQILPHIQTVVWVANREKPLTNTSSVQLKVTKPGILALFNDKNETIWFTNTSRSVQNPVAVLLDSGNLVVKDANDNNPADFLWQSFNFPTDTHLPDMKLGKNFKTGHEVYLSAWKSDNDPAPGEFTRNIDPTGYPQVLSKSGTDVLNRIGPWNGLRWSGAPIPLLTQSRLYAFQFIFNEEEASYIFSLTNYSSVLSRIVITSNGDIQRFMWVEQTKKWRTHYKLPADNCDTYSLCGEHGSCDIDTQPICGCLEKFVPKYPQQWEKGDWTTGCVRRIPLDCNREHVFIKYSGIKLPDTKHSQYNKTMTLEGCRQVCSTDCSCTAYSSLDISNGDKGCLLWFGELVDIRKLSERGQDIFIKMDSLEEESEAGSKRKKATILAVSFSLLMATILLILILVWYKRKKKKLKLREDFELPLFPLSTITRATNNFSVNNKIGEGGFGPVYKGVLEEGEEIAVKRLSRTSMQGIDEYKNEVIYIAKLQHRNLVRLLGCCIQGEEKMLIYEYMPNNSLDSYIFGLDS; this is encoded by the exons ATGGCATCATCTATGGAAGCTAATTTCTTCATGCTTTTTCTGATGCTTTTCTGTTCTTGtatacacaatattatttctaCTACAACAACAGATTTAATCAGTACAAATCAATTCATCATAGATGGTGAAACTATTGTTTCATCCGGTGGAACCTTTGAGCTGGGATTCTTCAACCCCAGCGGTTCCTCAAATCGATATATTGGTATATGGTACAAGCAAATACTTCCTCATATCCAAACAGTTGTATGGGTAGCAAACAGAGAAAAACCACTCACCAATACATCTTCAGTACAACTGAAGGTAACCAAGCCCGGAATACTTGCTCTTTTCAACGATAAGAATGAAACTATATGGTTTACTAACACCTCAAGATCAGTCCAGAATCCAGTTGCAGTGCTCTTAGATTCTGGTAATCTTGTTGTAAAAGATGCAAATGATAACAATCCAGCAGATTTCCTCTGGCAGAGCTTCAATTTTCCGACTGATACGCACTTGCCTGATATGAAGCTTGGCAAGAATTTTAAAACTGGCCATGAGGTTTACCTTTCAGCATGGAAGAGCGATAACGATCCAGCTCCAGGAGAATTCACTCGTAATATTGATCCTACTGGATATCCACAGGTTCTCAGCAAAAGTGGCACAGATGTATTAAATCGTATAGGACCATGGAATGGTTTACGATGGAGTGGGGCACCCATACCACTACTAACACAAAGCAGACTTTAcgcatttcaatttattttcaatgAGGAGGAGGCTTCCTATATTTTTTCTCTCACTAATTACAGCTCAGTTTTATCCAGAATAGTCATCACTAGCAATGGTGATATACAACGCTTCATGTGGGTGGAGCAAACAAAGAAATGGCGTACCCACTACAAGTTACCTGCGGATAATTGTGATACATATAGTTTGTGTGGTGAGCATGGGAGCTGTGACATAGATACTCAACCTATTTGTGGATGTTTGGAGAAGTTTGTACCTAAATATCCACAACAATGGGAAAAGGGAGATTGGACAACAGGGTGTGTTCGGAGGATACCCTTAGATTGCAACAGGGAAcatgtatttataaaatattctgGAATCAAGTTGCCAGATACTAAGCACTCTCAGTACAATAAAACCATGACACTTGAAGGGTGTAGGCAAGTATGCTCCACGGACTGCTCCTGCACTGCCTATTCAAGTCTAGATATAAGTAATGGAGACAAAGGTTGCTTATTATGGTTTGGGGAATTGGTTGACATCAGAAAGCTGTCAGAAAGAGGACAAGATATTTTCATCAAGATGGATTCTTTAGAGGAAG AATCTGAGGCAGGTTCGAAAAGAAAGAAGGCAACTATACTCGCAGTGAGTTTCTCATTGTTGATGGCAACAATTCTGCTAATCCTGATTTTAGTGTGGTACAAACGGAAAAAGAAGAAACTGAAACTCAGAGAAGATTTTGAGCTGCCACTGTTCCCATTGTCTACAATAACAAGAGCCACAAATAACTTTTCGGTCAACAACAAGATTGGAGAAGGTGGATTTGGACCTGTTTACAAG GGAGTACTGGAAGAGGGAGAAGAAATTGCCGTGAAGAGACTGTCGAGGACTTCTATGCAAGGAATTGATGAATACAAGAACGAAGTTATCTATATTGCCAAGCTTCAGCATAGAAATCTTGTGAGACTTCTGGGTTGCTGCATCCAAGGGGAAGAAAAGATGTTGATCTATGAATACATGCCTAACAACAGCCTAGATTCATACATATTTGGTTTGGATTCTTAA